In uncultured Bacteroides sp., the following proteins share a genomic window:
- the ispF gene encoding 2-C-methyl-D-erythritol 2,4-cyclodiphosphate synthase: MKIRVGFGFDVHALVSGRELWMGGVKLEHEKGLLGHSDADVLIHAVCDALLGAANMRDIGFHFPDTAGEYKNIDSKILLARTMELIRSKGYELGNIDATVCAERPKLNPHIPAMKTAMAAAMKVDEDNISIKATTTEKLGFTGREEGISAYATVLITK, encoded by the coding sequence ATGAAAATAAGAGTTGGTTTTGGATTTGATGTTCACGCACTTGTTTCGGGGCGTGAATTATGGATGGGTGGAGTGAAACTGGAACATGAAAAAGGATTGTTGGGGCATTCAGATGCCGATGTGTTGATTCATGCTGTGTGCGATGCATTGTTGGGCGCTGCAAATATGCGGGACATTGGGTTTCATTTCCCCGATACTGCCGGAGAGTACAAGAACATTGACAGCAAAATACTTCTTGCCCGCACCATGGAACTGATTCGCTCTAAAGGGTATGAACTTGGAAATATTGATGCTACTGTGTGCGCTGAGCGTCCTAAGCTGAATCCTCACATTCCTGCCATGAAAACGGCTATGGCTGCTGCCATGAAAGTGGACGAAGATAATATCTCCATTAAAGCCACAACTACAGAAAAGCTTGGTTTTACAGGTAGGGAAGAGGGTATCTCGGCTTATGCTACCGTACTTATAACCAAATAA